A stretch of the Bacillus licheniformis DSM 13 = ATCC 14580 genome encodes the following:
- the alsR gene encoding acetoin biosynthesis transcriptional regulator AlsR: MELRHLRYFMVVAEELHFGKAALRLNMTQPPLSQQIKQLESEIGVTLLKRSKRAVRLTAAGGVFLKQIKEGLSQIDQAVDMAQRTARGELGRLVIGFVGSATYEIMPPIIREYRNRFPSVQIDLRELSTPNQIDALLNGHIDIGVLHPPLGNDELKSYTVKKSHCVLALPKHHPLTEKARVHLKDLEEESLIVIAKEAWPSLYTEFNFLCEKAGFIPNIAQEATEYQMVIGLVSAGMGIAVVPTAAKRLFNLDVVYKEIEDFPLRAEWITAHRKDNRNPALKHFIEISDQHS, from the coding sequence ATGGAGCTGCGCCATCTTCGTTATTTTATGGTTGTTGCCGAAGAACTGCATTTCGGAAAAGCAGCTCTTCGGCTGAACATGACTCAGCCTCCGCTCAGCCAGCAGATTAAACAGCTAGAAAGTGAAATAGGCGTCACCTTGCTGAAGAGGTCAAAAAGAGCCGTCAGGCTAACGGCGGCAGGCGGGGTCTTTTTAAAACAAATCAAGGAAGGACTTTCCCAGATTGATCAGGCCGTCGACATGGCTCAGCGGACGGCCCGCGGGGAGCTGGGAAGACTCGTGATCGGCTTTGTCGGCTCCGCAACATACGAGATCATGCCTCCCATCATCAGGGAATACCGAAACCGGTTCCCGTCCGTGCAGATCGATCTTCGGGAGCTTTCAACCCCCAATCAGATCGATGCACTGCTAAACGGGCATATTGACATCGGGGTGCTGCATCCCCCGTTGGGAAACGACGAACTGAAGTCATACACGGTAAAAAAAAGCCATTGTGTCCTTGCACTTCCAAAACACCACCCGTTGACAGAAAAAGCCCGGGTACATTTGAAGGATCTTGAAGAAGAATCGCTGATCGTCATTGCCAAAGAAGCGTGGCCCTCTTTATACACGGAATTCAATTTCTTGTGTGAAAAAGCCGGATTTATCCCCAACATCGCCCAGGAAGCTACAGAATACCAAATGGTGATCGGCCTCGTATCGGCCGGAATGGGAATCGCCGTCGTGCCTACGGCGGCTAAACGATTATTTAACCTTGATGTTGTATACAAAGAAATCGAAGACTTTCCCCTTCGCGCCGAATGGATTACCGCACATCGAAAGGACAACCGCAATCCGGCACTTAAGCATTTCATCGAAATCTCAGATCAACACTCATAG
- the alsS gene encoding acetolactate synthase AlsS — translation MNNVAAKNETLTVRGAELVVDSLIQQGVTHVFGIPGAKIDAVFDVLKDKGPELIVCRHEQNAAFMAAAVGRLTGKPGVCLVTSGPGASNLATGLVTANTEGDPVVALAGAVKRADRLKKTHQSMDNAALFQPITKYSAEVEDANNIPEAVTNAFRAAASGQAGAAFLSFPQDVTAGPATAKPVKTMPAPKLGAASDEQISAAIAKIHNANLPVVLVGMKGGRPEAIEAVRRLLRKVKLPFVETYQAAGTLSHDLEDQYFGRIGLFRNQPGDMLLEKADVVLTVGYDPIEYDPVFWNGKGERSVIHLDEIQADIDHDYQPEIELIGDIAETLNHIEHDSLPVSIDESFAPVLDYLKKALEEQSEPPKETKTDLVHPLQIVRDLRELLSDDITVTCDIGSHAIWMSRYFRTYRPHGLLISNGMQTLGVALPWAIAATLVNPGQKVVSVSGDGGFLFSAMELETAVRLKAPIVHIVWNDSTYDMVAFQQEMKYKRTSGVDFGGIDIVKYAESFGAKGLRVNSPDELAEVLKAGLDAEGPVVIDIPVDYSDNIHLADQRFPKKFEEHFNKEASKQS, via the coding sequence TTGAATAATGTAGCCGCTAAAAATGAAACTCTTACTGTAAGAGGAGCAGAGCTTGTGGTGGATAGTCTCATTCAGCAAGGTGTCACTCATGTTTTCGGTATTCCGGGAGCGAAAATCGATGCGGTGTTTGACGTATTGAAAGACAAGGGGCCTGAATTGATCGTTTGCCGTCACGAGCAGAATGCAGCATTTATGGCGGCGGCAGTCGGACGATTGACTGGAAAGCCCGGTGTTTGCCTGGTGACTTCAGGTCCGGGAGCGTCTAATTTAGCGACCGGTCTTGTAACAGCCAATACAGAAGGAGATCCGGTTGTTGCCCTGGCGGGTGCTGTAAAAAGAGCGGATCGTCTCAAAAAAACTCATCAATCGATGGATAATGCGGCGTTGTTTCAGCCGATTACGAAATATAGCGCAGAAGTGGAAGATGCGAACAACATACCTGAGGCTGTAACCAATGCATTCAGAGCGGCGGCTTCTGGACAGGCTGGCGCAGCGTTTCTCAGCTTTCCGCAGGACGTTACGGCCGGTCCGGCAACTGCCAAGCCGGTGAAAACCATGCCGGCGCCGAAGCTGGGCGCGGCTTCGGACGAACAAATCAGCGCGGCCATCGCCAAAATTCACAATGCGAACCTTCCTGTCGTGCTTGTCGGGATGAAAGGCGGAAGACCTGAAGCGATTGAAGCGGTTCGGCGTCTGCTAAGGAAAGTGAAACTGCCGTTTGTTGAAACATACCAAGCAGCGGGTACGCTGTCTCACGATTTGGAAGACCAGTACTTCGGCCGGATCGGACTATTCCGCAATCAGCCCGGAGACATGCTATTGGAAAAAGCGGATGTCGTTTTGACGGTCGGCTATGATCCGATTGAATACGATCCGGTCTTTTGGAATGGAAAAGGCGAACGAAGCGTGATTCATCTTGACGAAATACAAGCCGATATCGATCATGACTATCAGCCCGAAATCGAGTTGATCGGCGATATCGCAGAGACGTTAAACCATATTGAACATGATTCTCTGCCGGTTTCCATCGACGAGTCCTTTGCACCTGTCCTTGATTACTTGAAGAAAGCACTGGAGGAGCAAAGCGAACCTCCTAAAGAAACAAAAACTGATCTTGTTCATCCGCTGCAAATCGTTCGCGATTTGCGTGAACTGCTGAGCGATGACATAACGGTGACTTGCGACATCGGCTCCCATGCGATTTGGATGTCTAGATATTTCCGCACCTACCGTCCGCATGGACTGCTGATTTCCAACGGCATGCAGACGCTTGGGGTGGCTTTGCCGTGGGCGATTGCAGCAACGCTGGTCAATCCGGGACAGAAAGTCGTGTCTGTTTCCGGGGACGGGGGCTTCCTGTTCTCCGCGATGGAGCTTGAGACAGCGGTCAGATTAAAAGCGCCGATCGTTCACATTGTCTGGAATGACAGCACATACGATATGGTTGCGTTCCAGCAGGAGATGAAATACAAGCGGACGTCCGGAGTCGACTTCGGCGGAATCGATATTGTAAAATATGCTGAAAGCTTTGGTGCAAAAGGTTTAAGGGTCAATTCACCTGACGAATTGGCAGAGGTGCTTAAAGCTGGTCTTGATGCAGAGGGGCCTGTTGTCATTGATATTCCGGTCGATTACAGCGACAACATTCATTTGGCCGATCAGCGTTTTCCAAAAAAATTTGAGGAACATTTTAATAAAGAAGCCTCTAAGCAATCTTGA
- the ggt gene encoding gamma-glutamyltransferase codes for MEKLKIGSKQMVVSPHYLASLAGSIIMEKGGNAFDAAVAVSACLAVVYPHMTGLGGDAFWLMYHNGSGEIKGYNGSGRSGRKADRDQYKGERAIPVRGPRSAITVPGMVDSWAEILAAYGRLSLREVLKPAIMYAEKGFPVSPDQCQNTVKNAEWLSCMPITADIYLPGGKPPSPGERFVQKELARTLTLIAEKGRDTFYKGEIAQALAAYLQNNGGILNLEDFGLHRGEWVSPLSSTYRGYAIYQMPPNSQGFTGLMTLNILENYDFGMIEHGSFEYYHLLIEALKLSFSDCNKVLTDPEFSQIPLGRLLDKEYARELAAKIGLPALQAESRPLGSDTSYAAAVDEDGNAVSFIQSLYFEFGSGVTAGDTGVILQNRGAFFSLDPDHVNTLEPGKRTFHTLMPAMAFRGGKPKFLYGTQGQGGEGQPQTQTALITRMVDYGMDPQTAVHEPRWVWGRTWGERVEGVRIESRVAPEVIAKLRKHGHHVTVVGEFDGVMGHAGIIEIDDQGFLRGGSDPRSDGAAIGI; via the coding sequence ATGGAGAAGCTGAAGATCGGTTCGAAACAAATGGTTGTCAGTCCTCATTATCTCGCTTCGCTTGCAGGCAGCATCATCATGGAGAAGGGGGGGAACGCGTTTGACGCCGCTGTTGCAGTAAGCGCGTGCCTAGCTGTTGTCTATCCGCATATGACAGGACTCGGAGGGGATGCCTTTTGGCTGATGTATCACAATGGAAGCGGGGAGATCAAAGGGTACAATGGCAGCGGGCGGTCGGGGCGGAAAGCGGACCGGGATCAGTATAAAGGAGAGCGCGCCATTCCGGTCAGGGGCCCAAGGAGTGCGATTACCGTGCCGGGGATGGTGGACAGCTGGGCCGAAATACTGGCTGCGTACGGCCGTCTATCGCTTCGAGAGGTGCTGAAGCCGGCGATTATGTATGCAGAAAAGGGGTTCCCGGTCTCGCCTGATCAATGTCAAAACACGGTGAAAAACGCTGAATGGCTTTCCTGTATGCCGATCACTGCAGATATTTATCTTCCGGGAGGAAAACCGCCCTCTCCAGGTGAGCGTTTTGTGCAGAAAGAGCTCGCGCGCACTTTGACGTTGATCGCTGAGAAAGGAAGAGACACCTTTTATAAAGGGGAAATTGCCCAAGCTTTAGCAGCCTATCTCCAAAACAACGGGGGCATCTTGAACCTTGAAGATTTCGGGCTGCATCGAGGGGAATGGGTGTCTCCGCTTTCCTCCACATACAGAGGATATGCCATCTATCAAATGCCTCCGAATTCACAAGGATTTACCGGTCTTATGACATTGAACATTTTGGAAAACTACGACTTTGGCATGATCGAGCACGGTTCTTTCGAGTATTATCATCTGCTTATCGAAGCATTGAAATTAAGTTTTTCCGACTGCAACAAAGTATTGACTGACCCGGAATTCTCACAGATTCCGCTTGGACGCCTACTGGACAAAGAGTATGCCCGGGAGCTGGCCGCAAAAATCGGACTGCCGGCGCTTCAGGCGGAGAGCCGGCCGCTCGGCAGCGATACATCTTATGCAGCAGCAGTAGATGAAGACGGGAATGCTGTTTCGTTTATTCAAAGTTTGTATTTCGAATTCGGCTCAGGTGTGACAGCTGGAGATACCGGCGTCATTTTGCAGAACAGAGGGGCGTTTTTCTCGCTTGATCCCGACCATGTCAATACGCTGGAGCCGGGAAAAAGAACTTTTCATACGCTGATGCCCGCCATGGCGTTTAGAGGCGGCAAGCCGAAATTCCTTTACGGAACGCAAGGGCAAGGGGGAGAAGGACAGCCGCAGACGCAGACGGCTCTTATTACGAGAATGGTAGATTACGGGATGGATCCGCAAACAGCTGTTCATGAACCGAGATGGGTATGGGGCAGAACATGGGGAGAGCGGGTGGAAGGTGTAAGAATAGAAAGCAGAGTGGCGCCTGAAGTGATTGCAAAACTGCGAAAGCATGGGCATCATGTAACCGTTGTCGGTGAATTTGACGGGGTGATGGGTCATGCCGGAATCATTGAGATTGACGATCAAGGCTTCCTGAGAGGGGGGAGCGATCCGAGAAGCGATGGGGCAGCAATCGGCATTTAA